Part of the Henckelia pumila isolate YLH828 chromosome 2, ASM3356847v2, whole genome shotgun sequence genome is shown below.
ctaatttcatggttatgatcttttaaggcttctaaaatatttttaagggtTCCTATGCAAAAATTTCAAGTTTAAAGGTCAAGAACGGAGAGAACAACTTATGTGgaccgattacgttatgtgatgcatgtacatgtttaagtttcattcatgaaacctatgttcagtatgaaagtatgatttttaatcatctatgacatgtataaagttattgagtaaagttttatgttcatgaagtTATAGTTATGAGggaaattatgatgtttcaatgatgcttcaCAATGAATGACATGTTATGATAACACAATGAAAAGATGATGGAATGATATGATGAAGCATACATgaatttgatgtcttatgtgtctttgtggtggaaAATACGGGATTGGTACTTTGGGATGGGCGCCGGAGGGACCTTTCCAAATCTACGGGACTGACACTTCGGGAtaagctccggaggggcctttcTAATTATGAGTTAAGCGATGGAAAGACACGGGACTGGCACTTCGGGATAAGCTCCGGAGAGGCCTTTCCAATTACTTGATGATCAACATGAATGATGAGAACAGGCCTATAAGGCGGTTGCCTCAAATTTCACATATTTCGTCAATTAAGAAtgattttatgtttatgtttatgtttacgTCATATTATATTCAaaggaaattttaaaacttatgattttattgcatattattgctgagtctttagactcacaaTGCTTGAATGGTGCAAGTAATCAGGATGAAAATTATGCATACGTCGATGAGTTTGATGACAGACATGAGGAGGAGCCAAGAGTCGAGCCGGTGGgagatgcatgagtgtgtttgTGTTGAGTTTAGTGGAActgaatattattatgttggAGTTAAGAAAACAAGTTTTATGTTTGAAATTGTCGTGACTTTGTTTGTAAACTatttgaaatgttttaagtaaggtttgatgtatgcatacatcttttttttaaaaaatatatatatataattttcttttCCGCATTTATATAAGGTCATGTTAGTTGAGTAATGTCCCCATCGGTTGAGGACGTTacagtttggtatcagagcagttcgctctgggtCTTCTTTTAGACACTCTCATGCATACTCGCCACGACTCCAATACTccgtcttcatgtctgtaagttaCGAGTTTTATGTGATTATGTGCATGATAATGTGATGAGTTATATGTATACGAAATTTATATTAAGTTTATCTATGTTGTAAATCGTGATTGAGCGGTGTGGATAATGTTGGACTTTAGGACGTCATAACCAAATTGGCATGATTTTTGTTCTATCCGTACCTCTTCTACATAGCACTTCGAGAAATTTTCTGATCTCCTTGAACCTCGCCAACTTCATTACCCACAGGAAATTTGATCTTTTGATATAGTGCTGTAGCCACAACCATGAAGATAGTCATGGCTGGTCTTCCCAAGATAACGTTTTATGCTGACGGTGCATCCACGATAACAAAGCTAACAATCCGTGTTTTGCTTGTATGGTCTTTACTCAAAGTGAGTGGCAAATTGATTAGTCCAGTGGGTCGAATGGCATGACCCGTGAATCCAAACAACGACGTCTCTACCGGTTCTACCTTATATTCTCCCAGATCCATCTGATTTATGGTCTCTTGGAATAGTACATTGATCGAGCTTCCAGAATCCACAAAAATCCGAGTCACGTCGTAATTAGCGACCAGAGCTCGAATAACCAACGCGTCATTATGAGTAGTATCTGATAAGCCTTTAAGATCACTCGGACCAAAGGAGAGGGTCGGGCCTGTCTGAACCACCTGGTCGGCGATCTCCATGTTGCTTAATTTGCGACTGCTCATTTTCCTTGCCCTATTGGAATCTCCATCTGTTGGTCCTCCAGAGATAAAATTAATAACTCCTCTCGCGGGTGGGGGTGGCCCCTGATTGTTACCAGGTTGGTTTGAGTTCGGGCGTTGAAAGTTGCCACGAGGTGGCTCGGGCTTTGGTCTTGGTCCTATATGCTCGGAACCATCCCGACCCCTTTTGTTCGACTGATATCCTCCATTTTGCTTTGCTATGATGTCCTTTATCCCTAGATTCTGTTGGATTATCCTCTCAATTTCATGTTCTAATTGTCGACAGTCGTTGGTGTTATGCCCATACTCATTATGAAAGTTCCAGTATTTGTCTGATTTTGGCCTGCGAGGCCCATGCTCAATCCACGGGGGCCTTTGTACAAGTTGTTTTTCTTCGCATATCTGGAGGGCTCGAGTCTTGCTCATCCTTAGAGGGGTGAAAGAGGTGAATTGTCCAAGCAGATCGGGTCGAGGAACTGGTCCCGCTCTCCGAGGCGTGTTAGGAGTTTTAATATTCTTTGGACTCAAGGGCTTGTCCGTCCACCCATTCGACCGGGAAACTTGTATCTCTTCTAGATTCACATATTTTTCCGCCCGAGCAAGCAACTCATCGTAAGTAGATGGTGGTTTTTTTATCAAAGATTTAAGAAAATCCCCCGTAGCGAGTCCTTGGGTGAAAGCGCTGATGAGCAGATCAGTAGTAGCGGTAGGCACTTCAAGGGCCAAAGCACTGAATCATCGAATATATGTGCGCAAATCTTCTTGGCCTTGCTGTTTGATAGCAAAAAGACTAAGAGTAGTTGTAGGATGTTTTTTGCTACTAGCAAAGTGGTGTAGAAAGGCCTTGCTGAAATCTTTGAACTCCTTAATATCCCCCGGTCGTAGTAGGTTAAACCATTGCTGCGCTGGCCCAATCAGGGTATTGAGGAAGACTCGGCACTTGATCGGGTCAGAATATTTGTGCAGCAGTGCAGCATTCTCGAAATGGGACAAGTGCTCTTCTGGGTCTCCTTTTCCATCATATTCTCCCACATGTGGGAACTTAAAGTTTTTGGGGAGTTCGGACTCCAGTAAATTGGCAGAGAAGGGAATATTCTGGACTGGCATGGCTAGATATCCGGATTGTTTCTTCTTCAAAAGCACCATctcttctttcaatttcttgatCTCCTCTAATTGCGCGTTCTGATCTGGTGGTGGGGGAGGGAGATTGGCCGCCCTTGCAGCCATAGCTTTTTCAACAGCGGCCGTAACTAGTTGCTCCATCTGTGCATCTACTCCATTCGTGCCAACGATCTTAACTCTGTTTCTTCAATTTctcacagacggcgccaattgatgatgtcgattttttcctttgggttcggtctggtaaggcagatcttcaaatcttcaataaatCGAGTCGGGTCGGGCACGACGGCATTCTGCACAGACAGAAGCTAAATtagggggcgccgaaggtgtttcggcgtgacccctccgatgcctaagtcagtgctcaAAAGTGAAAGAGCTTGACAAAAAGTAAGAACAAGAGAATATTTGTGCGTGAGTGTGTCAACAAGAAGTGAATAGAAGAGATGAATGAATAAACCATGAAcgatacctgtatttataggggctgGAGGGGTAAGTTACCTTGATGAGGTAGAATATGTGTTAGAGTAGGACTCTACTCGGGTAGGAGCCTTGACCAAGTAGGACTCTAACATCAACTTAAAGATAATATAAAATCTTGGATTCATAAGATATTGTCCTTATCTGTTGCAAATCTTCATGTGTCCGAGAGTACTGGAAGGTTCCAGATATTGGACCCTTCCTAGGCTCGGGTCGGGCTCCAACCATACCAGTTAGGGCTCAAGCCTATGAATTCATGATTATGATCTTATTCCCTAACAGGGCCATTTCGGACTGGGCCTTTCATAAAATAAGATTAAATGGGCTTCAAAGTATATTTACTAAAAATATGGATTATAGGGTTCAGGTCAGGTTAGATCCGTATATTTTTTAGGGACATCAAAGTTGTTGGGTCAGGAAAtacaagcaatcttgattttgatgataacaaaaattTTCTTT
Proteins encoded:
- the LOC140877718 gene encoding uncharacterized protein yields the protein MEQLVTAAVEKAMAARAANLPPPPPDQNAQLEEIKKLKEEMVLLKKKQSGYLAMPVQNIPFSANLLESELPKNFKFPHVGEYDGKGDPEEHLSHFENAALLHKYSDPIKCRVFLNTLIGPAQQCALALEVPTATTDLLISAFTQGLATGDFLKSLIKKPPSTYDELLARAEKYVNLEEIQVSRSNGWTDKPLSPKNIKTPNTPRRAGPVPRPDLLGQFTSFTPLRMSKTRALQICEEKQLVQRPPWIEHGPRRPKSDKYWNFHNEYGHNTNDCRQLEHEIERIIQQNLGIKDIIAKQNGGYQSNKRGRDGSEHIGPRPKPEPPRGNFQRPNSNQPGNNQGPPPPARGVINFISGGPTDGDSNRARKMSSRKLSNMEIADQVVQTGPTLSFGPSDLKGLSDTTHNDALVIRALVANYDVTRIFVDSGSSINVLFQETINQMDLGEYKVEPVETSLFGFTGHAIRPTGLINLPLTLSKDHTSKTRIVSFVIVDAPSA